One region of Eupeodes corollae chromosome 1, idEupCoro1.1, whole genome shotgun sequence genomic DNA includes:
- the LOC129941567 gene encoding uncharacterized protein LOC129941567, which yields MDSVASGSQSSFIFLSRNKLSEFLRSCTSRDITEKINFLVAKVENETNIEISEEIKKNLTNFAYEHRRRWLSASRNNNTFLKQNINWLQCEISFPCRAHGLVGRPQMDFSDLSERSKRRKTEDLRFNYSAEELSYAAQMQLRERGKLDSSNVMKNIIFSTPSRAEKYQKALKKMDQDQVYSIYSRRSTFNSC from the exons atgGATTCTGTTGCTAGTG GATCGCAATCAagtttcatttttctttcaagaaataAGCTTTCTGAATTTTTAAGAAGCTGTACGTCTCGTGATATtacagaaaaaattaattttttggtagcAAAGGTTGAAAACGAGACCAATATTGAAATTTCGgaggaaataaagaaaaatttaacgaattttgCATATGAACATAGAAGAAGATGGCTGAGTGCCTCAAGAAATAACAACACCttcttgaaacaaaatataaattggttGCAATGTGAAATTTCGTTTCCATGCAGAGCTCATGGCCTTGTTGGACGGCCTCAAATGGATTTTTCAGACCTAAGCGAACGGTCAAAGAGACGTAAAACAGAAGATTTACGTTTTAACTATAGTGCCGAAGAATTAAGCTATGCTGCGCAGATGCAACTTCGAGAAAGAGGGAAACTTGATTCCTCAAatgtaatgaaaaatataatattttcaactcCTTCACGtgctgaaaaatatcaaaaagctTTGAAGAAAATGGATCAGGATCAGGTATATTCCATATACAGCAGAAGAAGCACTTTCAATAGTTGTTGA